The Halarchaeum grantii genome contains a region encoding:
- a CDS encoding DUF7266 family protein: MTDRGMTPVVGKTLEIGIVLLYVALVTAALYGGVVPSAQADAASVVGDRTLNAAATSVEDAVPGVAADAVTVRARVALPDTIGGQPYALRAEDRTLVLDSPLTGVGGRAALSLPGRVAGVSGEWHSGRDLLVVVTGGDALSVELREVAR, encoded by the coding sequence GTGACCGACCGGGGAATGACGCCCGTCGTCGGGAAGACGCTCGAAATCGGCATCGTCCTCCTCTACGTCGCGCTCGTCACCGCCGCGCTCTACGGCGGCGTCGTCCCGAGCGCGCAGGCGGACGCCGCGAGCGTCGTCGGCGACCGAACGCTGAACGCCGCCGCGACGAGCGTCGAGGACGCCGTTCCCGGAGTCGCCGCCGACGCCGTCACCGTCCGCGCACGCGTCGCGCTCCCCGACACCATCGGCGGCCAGCCGTACGCGCTCCGCGCGGAGGACCGAACGCTCGTCCTCGACAGCCCCCTCACCGGCGTCGGCGGCCGCGCGGCGCTGAGCCTCCCCGGGCGCGTCGCCGGCGTCTCCGGCGAGTGGCACAGCGGACGCGACCTGCTCGTCGTCGTCACCGGCGGCGACGCCCTCAGCGTCGAACTCCGCGAGGTGGCGCGATGA
- a CDS encoding DUF7289 family protein, translating to MSRGQSHVVGIVLLLGLAMLSLTTITAGVGVVVDDTAAGADATRVATALDDAFRPTALAGTRTVPVPFADGDLHTESRTISVLDANGTAVYEARTNAVVFDAAGHGVTSLAGATLVRSGDWAQVRRGLPVTVGEDVLVVGAVRVRGDVAVAGTGGTGARLETTVAHERRALGPGDYRLAVETDHPEAFASYYAERNVTVTTRPGGGDAGRASVELDFPPTRHAYVVVHDVEVAT from the coding sequence ATGAGCCGCGGCCAATCGCACGTCGTCGGCATCGTCCTCCTGCTCGGCCTCGCGATGCTCTCGCTCACCACGATCACCGCCGGCGTCGGCGTCGTCGTCGACGATACCGCCGCCGGCGCGGACGCGACGCGCGTCGCCACCGCGCTCGACGACGCGTTCCGTCCCACCGCGCTCGCGGGCACGCGGACGGTCCCGGTTCCGTTCGCCGACGGCGACCTCCACACGGAGTCGCGCACGATCAGCGTCCTCGACGCGAACGGCACCGCCGTCTACGAGGCCCGGACGAACGCCGTCGTCTTCGATGCCGCCGGTCACGGCGTCACCAGCCTCGCGGGCGCGACGCTCGTCCGGAGCGGCGACTGGGCGCAGGTCCGGCGCGGCCTCCCCGTCACCGTCGGCGAGGACGTCCTCGTCGTCGGCGCCGTCCGCGTCCGCGGCGACGTCGCCGTCGCCGGGACCGGCGGGACGGGCGCCCGCCTCGAAACCACCGTCGCGCACGAGCGCCGCGCCCTCGGGCCGGGCGACTACCGGCTCGCCGTCGAGACCGACCACCCCGAGGCGTTCGCGTCGTACTACGCCGAGCGGAACGTCACCGTCACGACGCGCCCCGGCGGGGGCGACGCGGGCCGCGCGAGCGTCGAACTCGACTTCCCGCCGACGAGACACGCGTACGTCGTCGTCCACGACGTCGAGGTGGCGACGTGA
- the mbhE gene encoding hydrogen gas-evolving membrane-bound hydrogenase subunit E: MQPTPDLWVLVALVGLPFAAAAATPAVARQLGNRTAYYAAAVAAVCLALVASLAGTHGGASVTWVGPLSVTFGFYVDGLATFVGALASGVGVLVFVYSAGYMREEPGQTKYYATMLAFMGSMLGVVYAGDLVVLFCFWELTSVASFLLVGHYSEERESRYSARKAMLLTVGGGLFMLVGFVLLASATGTYSLAAMLADPAATRAAVEQAGLLFPIVSLVGVGAAAKSAQFPLHVWLPNAMAAPTPVSAFLHSATMVKAGVFLLGRMRPILVGDDWTHIFVTLGLVTMLIAAILAVCATELKELLAYSTVSHLGLIVAGFGFSTAVGAETGVFHILNHAAFKAALFLVAGIVAHEAGTRKFSELGGLWRDLPVVAGVTAVAALGMGGVPPFNGFYSKELLFEAAYHLAAHDGGLTWAYPVIAVVGSVFTLVYSLRFLAVFFGEKPEALGHVHRAPWSMNGPPLLLAGFAGVVGLGGVTAALGFPLAPVESFVGHVAASTLPPGADHLSFHYYLPTYVSPAVVMSALALGGGALTYLVWERVQAAVTGALDAVPPLGADWWYDTLVFGANRASTATHRTLWTDRLRTYATWTFAGAVGLGGLGYLATSVGVPLATPTLGIPLTVILAVAALAALAAIRAPSHVAGVLALSVVGFGVTVFFVLASAPDVALTQVVVETVTFVVFLVILDKLPSYYGRIQRSRAARDAVLSVLVGGFVTVTTLVATGATPDSIASYFVENSVPEAGGHNLVNVILVDFRGIDTMGEISVIAMAAVAVLTLIVMRERGETP; this comes from the coding sequence GTGCAACCGACACCCGACCTGTGGGTGCTCGTCGCCCTCGTCGGCCTGCCGTTCGCCGCGGCGGCGGCGACGCCCGCGGTCGCACGACAGCTCGGCAACCGGACGGCGTACTACGCCGCCGCCGTCGCGGCCGTCTGCCTCGCGCTCGTGGCCTCGCTCGCGGGCACCCACGGCGGCGCCTCGGTCACGTGGGTCGGCCCGCTCAGCGTCACGTTCGGCTTCTACGTGGACGGGCTCGCGACGTTCGTCGGCGCGCTCGCCAGCGGCGTCGGCGTCCTCGTCTTCGTCTACTCGGCCGGCTACATGCGCGAAGAACCGGGACAGACGAAGTACTACGCGACGATGCTCGCCTTCATGGGGTCGATGCTCGGCGTCGTCTACGCCGGCGACCTCGTCGTCCTCTTCTGCTTCTGGGAGCTGACGAGCGTCGCCTCCTTCCTCCTCGTCGGCCACTACTCCGAGGAGCGCGAGTCGCGCTACTCCGCGCGCAAGGCGATGCTCCTCACCGTCGGGGGCGGGCTCTTCATGCTCGTCGGCTTCGTCCTCCTCGCCTCCGCCACCGGGACGTACAGCCTCGCGGCGATGCTCGCCGACCCGGCGGCGACGCGCGCCGCCGTCGAGCAAGCCGGCCTCCTCTTCCCCATCGTCTCCCTCGTGGGTGTCGGCGCCGCCGCGAAATCCGCGCAATTCCCCCTGCACGTCTGGCTCCCGAACGCCATGGCCGCGCCGACGCCCGTCTCCGCGTTCCTCCACTCCGCGACGATGGTCAAGGCCGGCGTCTTCCTCCTCGGCCGGATGCGCCCCATCCTCGTCGGCGACGACTGGACGCACATCTTCGTCACGCTCGGCCTCGTCACGATGCTCATCGCGGCCATACTCGCCGTCTGCGCGACCGAACTGAAGGAGCTGCTCGCCTACTCGACGGTGAGCCACCTCGGCCTCATCGTCGCCGGCTTCGGCTTCTCCACGGCCGTCGGCGCCGAGACCGGCGTCTTCCACATCCTCAACCACGCCGCGTTCAAGGCCGCGCTCTTCCTCGTCGCCGGCATCGTCGCCCACGAGGCCGGCACCCGGAAGTTCTCCGAACTCGGCGGCCTCTGGCGTGACCTCCCCGTCGTCGCCGGCGTCACCGCCGTCGCCGCGCTCGGCATGGGCGGCGTCCCGCCGTTCAACGGCTTCTACTCGAAGGAACTCCTCTTCGAGGCCGCCTATCACCTCGCCGCCCACGACGGCGGCCTCACGTGGGCGTACCCGGTCATCGCCGTCGTCGGGAGCGTCTTCACGCTCGTCTACTCGCTGCGCTTCCTCGCCGTCTTCTTCGGCGAGAAACCGGAGGCGCTCGGGCACGTCCACCGCGCGCCGTGGTCGATGAACGGCCCGCCCCTCCTCCTCGCCGGCTTCGCGGGCGTCGTCGGCCTCGGCGGCGTGACGGCCGCGCTCGGATTTCCCCTTGCGCCCGTCGAGTCCTTCGTCGGCCACGTCGCCGCGAGCACGCTCCCGCCGGGCGCCGACCACCTCTCCTTCCACTACTACCTCCCGACGTACGTCTCCCCCGCCGTCGTCATGAGCGCCCTCGCGCTCGGCGGCGGCGCGCTCACCTACCTCGTCTGGGAGCGCGTACAGGCCGCCGTCACCGGGGCGCTCGATGCCGTCCCGCCGCTCGGCGCGGACTGGTGGTACGACACGCTCGTCTTCGGCGCGAACCGCGCGAGCACCGCCACCCACCGGACGCTCTGGACGGACCGACTGCGCACGTACGCGACGTGGACGTTCGCGGGCGCCGTCGGCCTCGGCGGCCTCGGCTATCTCGCGACGAGCGTCGGCGTCCCGCTCGCGACGCCGACGCTCGGCATCCCGCTCACCGTCATCCTCGCCGTCGCCGCGCTCGCCGCGCTCGCCGCGATCCGCGCGCCCTCGCACGTCGCGGGCGTCCTCGCGCTCTCCGTCGTCGGCTTCGGCGTCACCGTCTTCTTCGTGCTCGCGAGCGCGCCCGACGTCGCGCTCACGCAGGTCGTCGTCGAGACCGTGACGTTCGTCGTCTTCCTCGTCATCCTCGACAAACTCCCGAGCTACTACGGGCGCATCCAGCGCTCGCGGGCGGCACGGGACGCCGTCCTCTCCGTTCTCGTGGGCGGGTTCGTCACCGTCACCACGCTC
- a CDS encoding type II/IV secretion system ATPase subunit yields MVFSLPPLAPPSDPAAWYAPDVRAQYESHPGTVVTVRDDGAGFSYDVREPVLPAADAAARERVEAHFADAHLERPLTREGTVERAAAGLDAKYRRIVDRLAPDAPASRRRLRYYALRDLRCLGDLTAYALDERIEVADAADDHLVVHTTDYAPARTRLPARPAHLGRFLSERLDAYTVPFGEFDVPVVVYREHLLGADPFDLQYAVQEPPLLPGDAELVEACKDAIWETNVDDVVDDRTRFVREYAEGHLSRALSARQTRAWRDALAYRARSALAAYDLAVPPVSRRFSADRLDDLVYYVLRDFVGDGELTVPIRDDRLEDVEANRVGERVKVVPRGGDERVPTNLVFEDETHFVSLVTQLAAHDGVELNAANPSAKVNLRPPEVDADVTIRCAVALPVISEGGPHVSIRKQAPDPLTPVDLVKQGSIPTEAVAMLWMAYERHAAVLFSGPTGAGKTTLMNAHLPFVPFDDRPISIDEGSREVRLPHETGVSLTTRDHENPFKRVTMADLMTETNYLNPDVEVIAEINTPASFETFGEVLNTGHGVIGTTHAEDMETLVNRVVERGLPAYLLREVDLVVFPRHVDGARYVGELVELVRDADAPADGEIVKGETTVRYRRLVARTHDGGFDVRDADSAFFARLAARTDRSVGAVRAEYERKHRYVRYLVEEDVRDADALFAFLADLRVDEAATVERIRGERSARTDGGAR; encoded by the coding sequence ATGGTTTTCTCCCTCCCTCCGCTCGCGCCGCCCTCGGACCCGGCGGCGTGGTACGCCCCGGACGTCCGCGCGCAGTACGAGTCCCACCCCGGCACCGTCGTCACCGTCCGCGACGACGGCGCGGGGTTCTCGTACGACGTCCGCGAGCCCGTCCTCCCCGCCGCCGACGCCGCCGCCCGCGAGCGCGTCGAAGCCCACTTCGCCGACGCCCACCTCGAACGCCCGCTCACCCGCGAAGGCACCGTCGAGCGCGCCGCCGCCGGCCTCGACGCGAAGTACCGCCGCATCGTCGACCGACTCGCCCCGGACGCGCCCGCGAGCAGGCGCCGCCTCCGGTACTACGCCCTTCGGGACCTGCGCTGTCTCGGCGACCTCACCGCGTACGCCCTCGACGAGCGCATCGAGGTCGCCGACGCCGCCGACGACCACCTCGTCGTTCACACCACCGACTACGCGCCCGCGCGAACGCGACTCCCCGCGCGCCCCGCCCACCTCGGGCGCTTCCTCTCCGAGCGACTCGACGCCTACACCGTGCCGTTCGGCGAGTTCGACGTTCCCGTCGTCGTCTACCGCGAACACCTCCTCGGCGCCGACCCCTTCGACCTGCAGTACGCCGTCCAGGAACCGCCGCTCCTCCCCGGCGACGCCGAACTCGTCGAGGCCTGCAAGGACGCCATCTGGGAGACGAACGTCGACGACGTCGTCGACGACCGAACGCGCTTCGTCCGCGAGTACGCCGAGGGCCACCTCTCGCGCGCGCTCAGCGCCCGTCAGACCCGCGCGTGGCGCGACGCGCTCGCCTACCGCGCCCGGAGCGCGCTCGCCGCCTACGACCTCGCCGTCCCGCCCGTGAGCCGGCGCTTCAGCGCCGACCGCCTCGACGACCTCGTCTACTACGTCCTCAGGGACTTCGTTGGCGACGGCGAACTCACCGTCCCCATCCGCGACGACCGCCTCGAGGACGTCGAAGCCAACCGCGTCGGCGAGCGCGTGAAGGTCGTTCCCCGGGGCGGCGACGAGCGGGTCCCGACGAACCTCGTCTTCGAGGACGAGACGCACTTCGTCAGCCTCGTCACCCAGCTCGCCGCCCACGACGGCGTCGAGCTGAACGCCGCCAACCCCTCCGCGAAGGTGAACCTCCGCCCGCCGGAGGTGGACGCCGACGTCACCATCCGCTGTGCGGTCGCGCTCCCCGTCATCAGCGAGGGCGGCCCGCACGTCTCCATCCGAAAGCAGGCCCCCGACCCGCTCACGCCCGTCGACCTCGTGAAACAGGGCAGCATCCCCACCGAGGCCGTCGCGATGCTCTGGATGGCCTACGAGCGCCACGCCGCCGTCCTCTTCAGCGGCCCCACCGGCGCCGGGAAGACCACGCTCATGAACGCCCACCTCCCCTTCGTCCCGTTCGACGACCGCCCCATCAGCATCGACGAGGGCTCCCGCGAGGTCAGACTCCCCCACGAGACCGGCGTCTCCCTCACCACGCGCGACCACGAGAACCCCTTCAAGCGCGTGACGATGGCCGACCTCATGACCGAGACCAATTACTTGAACCCCGACGTCGAGGTCATCGCCGAGATCAACACGCCCGCGAGTTTCGAGACGTTCGGCGAGGTCCTCAACACCGGCCACGGCGTCATCGGGACGACGCACGCGGAGGACATGGAGACGCTCGTCAACCGCGTCGTCGAGCGCGGCCTCCCCGCCTACCTCCTCCGCGAAGTCGACTTAGTGGTGTTCCCCCGTCACGTCGACGGCGCGCGCTACGTCGGCGAACTCGTCGAGCTCGTTCGGGACGCCGACGCCCCCGCGGACGGCGAGATCGTGAAGGGCGAGACGACGGTCAGGTATCGCCGCCTCGTCGCGCGCACCCACGACGGCGGCTTCGACGTCCGGGACGCCGACTCCGCGTTCTTCGCGCGCCTCGCCGCCCGCACCGACCGGAGCGTCGGCGCCGTCCGGGCCGAGTACGAGCGCAAGCACCGCTACGTCCGCTACCTCGTCGAGGAGGACGTTCGGGACGCCGACGCCCTCTTCGCGTTCCTCGCCGACCTCCGGGTCGACGAGGCCGCGACCGTCGAGCGCATCCGCGGCGAGCGGAGCGCCCGCACCGACGGAGGCGCGCGGTGA
- a CDS encoding type II secretion system F family protein, with the protein MSRQFDALDRACYALFGQRAATPRHDRDRQHYRATTVRAGFDVYLARVYALAALVGLLTGALSAGALLVLAGPLLASLPAPPLAVALPVGLVVAVLAGDLTIRAGGRYLQLQARARRADIERTLPGAVRYLRVLASGGADERTLVQRVAERPDAFGETAVEFRAVHSRTALTGSIDEALRGVARDTPSRDLLAPFLLKFREHAQQGPDAVESYLELEARMLANRQSRADREAAGVLELLAELFVVLLVVPVLLVIVVTVLGVLAPSLGRTVPTVVGPVTLRTLVVYGCAACAVVVGAGAATLVDSLRPAGYGLDWYARSADLPGMVRGALDNPADAIVALPVIGVLVGVGLWLAGVDAVSSALLGYAAGAVPVGLVAVRRARRDDAKDREIKDFVHGVAGYVGLGNPLPRAVDAVARDGHLGPLKADVADLSFNLGLTAYGDEVRREALARFTSKVGTPLADQSIGLVTGALDTGSDAETAFEALQTEIGRLYDERKGLRSQLQIYVAVGWTTALLVVGIVVVVNAYVLGSFAQLAAVHGVGASLAIDPGAVDPERDRYRFYVVTQATMLACGWFAGAASRGRYEALLHSGALVALTYAVFALTGMMG; encoded by the coding sequence GTGAGTCGGCAGTTCGATGCGCTCGACCGGGCGTGCTACGCGCTCTTCGGCCAACGTGCCGCGACGCCGCGCCACGACCGCGACCGCCAGCACTACCGCGCGACCACCGTTCGCGCCGGCTTCGACGTCTACCTCGCGCGCGTCTACGCGCTCGCCGCCCTCGTCGGCCTCCTCACCGGCGCGCTGAGCGCCGGCGCGCTCCTCGTCCTCGCCGGCCCCCTCCTCGCGTCGCTCCCCGCACCGCCGCTCGCCGTCGCACTCCCCGTCGGATTGGTGGTCGCTGTCCTCGCCGGCGATCTGACGATACGCGCGGGCGGGCGCTACCTCCAGTTGCAGGCCCGCGCGCGGCGCGCCGACATCGAGCGCACGCTCCCCGGCGCCGTGCGCTACCTCCGCGTCCTCGCCTCCGGCGGTGCCGACGAACGCACCCTCGTCCAGCGCGTCGCCGAGCGCCCCGACGCCTTCGGCGAGACCGCCGTCGAGTTCCGCGCGGTCCACTCGCGCACCGCCCTCACCGGGAGCATCGACGAGGCGCTTCGCGGCGTCGCGCGCGACACGCCCTCGCGCGACCTGCTCGCGCCCTTCCTCCTGAAGTTCCGCGAGCACGCCCAGCAGGGCCCGGACGCCGTCGAGAGCTACCTCGAGCTCGAAGCGCGCATGCTCGCGAACCGCCAGTCGCGCGCCGACCGCGAGGCCGCCGGCGTCCTCGAACTCCTCGCCGAGCTCTTCGTCGTCCTCCTCGTCGTGCCCGTCCTCCTCGTCATCGTCGTCACCGTCCTCGGCGTCCTCGCGCCGTCGCTCGGCCGCACCGTCCCCACCGTCGTCGGCCCCGTGACGCTGCGCACGCTCGTCGTCTACGGCTGTGCGGCGTGCGCCGTCGTCGTCGGCGCGGGCGCCGCGACGCTCGTCGACTCACTGCGCCCCGCCGGCTACGGCCTCGACTGGTACGCCCGGAGCGCCGACCTCCCCGGGATGGTCCGGGGCGCGCTCGACAACCCCGCGGACGCCATCGTCGCCCTCCCCGTCATCGGCGTCCTCGTCGGCGTCGGCCTCTGGCTCGCCGGCGTCGACGCCGTCAGCAGCGCGCTCCTCGGCTACGCCGCCGGGGCCGTCCCCGTCGGCCTCGTCGCCGTCCGGCGCGCCCGCCGCGACGACGCGAAGGACCGCGAGATAAAGGACTTCGTCCACGGCGTCGCCGGCTACGTCGGCCTCGGGAACCCGCTCCCGCGCGCCGTCGACGCCGTCGCCCGCGACGGCCACCTCGGCCCCCTCAAAGCCGACGTCGCCGACCTCTCGTTCAACCTCGGCCTCACCGCCTACGGCGACGAGGTCCGGCGCGAGGCGCTCGCGCGCTTCACCAGCAAGGTGGGGACGCCGCTCGCCGACCAGTCCATCGGCCTCGTCACCGGCGCGCTCGACACCGGGAGCGACGCCGAGACCGCCTTCGAGGCGCTCCAGACCGAGATCGGCCGCCTCTACGACGAGCGCAAGGGCCTGCGCTCGCAGCTCCAGATCTACGTCGCGGTCGGCTGGACGACCGCGCTCCTCGTCGTCGGCATCGTCGTCGTCGTGAACGCCTACGTCCTCGGGAGCTTCGCCCAGCTCGCCGCCGTCCACGGCGTCGGCGCGAGCCTCGCTATCGACCCGGGCGCCGTCGACCCCGAGCGCGACCGCTATCGCTTCTACGTCGTCACGCAGGCGACGATGCTCGCCTGCGGCTGGTTCGCGGGCGCCGCGAGTCGCGGGCGCTACGAGGCGCTCCTCCACTCGGGCGCGCTCGTCGCGCTCACGTACGCCGTCTTCGCGCTCACGGGGATGATGGGATGA
- a CDS encoding cold-shock protein codes for MATGTVDFFNDTKGYGFIETDDADDDVFFHMEDIGGEDLEEGQEVEFDITRTDKGPRAENLKRL; via the coding sequence ATGGCAACCGGAACGGTCGACTTCTTCAACGACACGAAGGGGTACGGCTTCATCGAAACCGACGACGCGGACGACGACGTCTTCTTTCACATGGAGGACATCGGCGGCGAGGACCTCGAGGAGGGCCAAGAGGTGGAGTTCGACATCACACGGACCGACAAGGGTCCGCGCGCGGAGAACCTGAAACGGCTGTAG
- a CDS encoding BCCT family transporter: MKLSLRYLFGLEDADRAELGLFVVAMGVLLGLAGVGLVDPALLSTTMNGAFDWILTWFGWWFILLGFLLLILVTALTFSKYGKLRIGGEDATPDFDTFSWLSMVFTVGFGASILIWGVGEPISIANSPPPNMPISATPGTIGLAFMYIHEVFPGLAMWYLPVGIAFGIIVYTQGVGEYKVGAMLGNLISVEDHRWFHWLVNLSAIVASIGGIATTLGFSAQTVSSILGGTFGLESASLTYLLFAVIGAVFLFDVWLGLRAGIRNAARATMVLIGVAMALLVVVGPTIYMLELGLNATGVWLSNMLRLSLYTVPGTASSWAGQWTGFWWAWWAAWSIFVGSFVARVSKGRTIREMFLVLVLAPAVLTWIQHSLIGGWVLAPGYREPVTAAYTSSGIPAAISTALSVTPFGELLAVIFVLVIAGYIITSLDSAVFMVSAITLGDENPNARIRAWWGVLLAVFGIMSLQLSGFGAIESFAGVLALPFTVFLLAIVYASYRAAREILGETDDSIITEAQPEKPSQPATESGHSGDAESAD; encoded by the coding sequence ATGAAACTCTCACTCCGCTACCTCTTCGGCCTCGAGGACGCCGACCGCGCCGAACTCGGTCTGTTCGTCGTCGCGATGGGCGTCCTCCTCGGACTCGCCGGCGTCGGCCTCGTCGACCCCGCGCTGTTGAGCACGACGATGAACGGCGCGTTCGACTGGATACTCACGTGGTTCGGCTGGTGGTTCATCCTCCTCGGCTTCCTCCTCCTCATCCTCGTCACCGCCCTCACGTTCTCCAAGTACGGGAAACTCCGCATCGGCGGCGAGGACGCCACCCCCGACTTCGACACGTTCTCGTGGCTCTCGATGGTGTTCACCGTCGGCTTCGGCGCCTCCATCCTCATCTGGGGCGTCGGCGAACCCATCAGCATCGCGAACTCGCCGCCGCCGAACATGCCGATCTCGGCGACGCCGGGCACCATCGGCCTCGCGTTCATGTACATCCACGAGGTCTTCCCCGGCCTCGCGATGTGGTACCTGCCGGTGGGCATCGCGTTCGGCATCATCGTCTACACGCAGGGCGTCGGCGAGTACAAGGTCGGCGCGATGCTCGGCAACCTCATCAGCGTCGAGGACCACCGCTGGTTCCACTGGCTGGTGAACCTCTCCGCGATCGTCGCCTCCATCGGCGGCATCGCGACCACGCTCGGGTTCAGCGCGCAGACCGTCTCCTCCATCCTCGGCGGGACGTTCGGCCTCGAGTCCGCGTCGCTCACCTACCTGCTGTTCGCCGTCATCGGCGCGGTCTTCCTCTTCGACGTCTGGCTCGGCCTCCGAGCCGGCATCCGGAACGCCGCGCGCGCGACGATGGTGCTCATCGGCGTCGCGATGGCGCTCCTCGTCGTCGTCGGGCCGACGATCTACATGCTCGAACTCGGCCTGAACGCCACCGGCGTCTGGCTCTCGAACATGCTCCGGCTCTCGCTCTACACCGTCCCCGGCACCGCGAGCTCGTGGGCCGGCCAGTGGACCGGCTTCTGGTGGGCGTGGTGGGCCGCGTGGAGCATCTTCGTCGGGAGCTTCGTCGCCCGCGTCTCGAAGGGCCGGACGATCCGCGAGATGTTCCTCGTGCTCGTCCTCGCGCCCGCCGTTCTGACGTGGATCCAGCACTCCCTCATCGGCGGCTGGGTGCTCGCGCCCGGCTACCGCGAACCCGTCACCGCCGCCTACACGTCCTCGGGTATCCCCGCCGCGATCTCCACGGCGCTCTCCGTCACGCCGTTCGGCGAACTCCTCGCCGTCATCTTCGTGCTCGTCATCGCCGGCTACATCATCACCTCGCTCGACTCCGCCGTCTTCATGGTGTCCGCGATCACGCTCGGCGACGAGAACCCGAACGCCCGCATCCGCGCGTGGTGGGGCGTCCTCCTCGCCGTCTTCGGCATCATGAGCCTCCAGCTCTCCGGCTTCGGCGCCATCGAGTCCTTCGCCGGCGTGCTCGCCCTGCCGTTCACGGTGTTCCTGCTCGCCATCGTCTACGCGAGCTACCGGGCCGCGCGCGAAATCCTCGGTGAAACCGACGACTCCATCATCACCGAAGCCCAGCCCGAGAAGCCCTCCCAGCCCGCGACCGAGAGCGGTCACAGCGGCGACGCCGAGTCCGCCGACTGA
- a CDS encoding DUF7263 family protein: MTGRAQANLLALCVALLLVSGALGVALAFAGGAFGSVDRSADDARLADSLAASAVAADGPLAMRANVLDRDALDDLDAASVGASFPAARGHAVRLTLDDAVLVDTGDASGGARVDRLVLVAERQTRSYAPAFDADTVLSLPRRTDRLTVAVTPPQGVVVEAVAVDGRVVLREPATAGGNATTGLPMGGLGGTYDVSVSRYRDATVTVAASAPLPAGSVVVTSYPVVTHKATLGVRVDA, from the coding sequence ATGACCGGGCGCGCGCAGGCGAACCTGCTCGCGCTCTGCGTCGCCCTCCTCCTCGTCTCCGGCGCGCTCGGCGTCGCGCTCGCGTTCGCCGGCGGCGCGTTCGGGAGCGTCGACAGGAGCGCCGACGACGCCCGACTCGCGGACTCGCTCGCTGCGAGCGCCGTCGCCGCCGACGGCCCGCTGGCGATGCGCGCGAACGTCCTCGACCGCGACGCCCTCGACGACCTGGATGCGGCGTCGGTCGGGGCGTCGTTCCCGGCGGCGCGCGGCCACGCCGTCAGACTCACGCTCGACGACGCGGTGCTCGTCGACACCGGCGACGCGAGCGGCGGCGCGCGCGTCGACCGCCTCGTCCTCGTCGCCGAGCGCCAGACCCGCTCGTACGCGCCCGCGTTCGACGCGGACACGGTGCTCTCGCTCCCCCGACGCACCGACCGCCTCACCGTCGCCGTCACCCCGCCACAGGGCGTCGTCGTCGAAGCCGTCGCCGTGGACGGCCGCGTCGTCCTCAGAGAGCCCGCGACCGCCGGGGGGAACGCGACGACCGGGCTCCCCATGGGCGGGTTGGGCGGGACGTACGACGTCTCGGTGAGCCGGTATCGCGACGCGACCGTCACCGTCGCCGCGAGCGCGCCGCTCCCCGCCGGGAGCGTCGTCGTCACGTCGTATCCGGTCGTCACGCACAAGGCGACGCTGGGGGTGCGCGTCGATGCGTGA
- a CDS encoding DNA-directed RNA polymerase subunit epsilon — protein MTDAATSAPEFEVVDEEQFSARPGDGALARSAHRRDTTVGRWGPTSPSATQIGRARSPEGDVSENLRRLHDERHPATEGHGARQHRLEKLRITQALCNDLDVTPWQRDRALGVMVDLDLTAFGSQRAIEKVALVTIRHVVDDERERYLGLQDQEWLAERSPERLEALYEQFTSITDDPHFEALAAKHGLEITNLNRLRRVLRDQLDEQDLHGAVYGRNPYRDPNLPSSDLRESEQRGSDDRRNREETSGER, from the coding sequence ATGACCGACGCCGCCACGTCGGCCCCCGAGTTCGAGGTGGTCGACGAGGAGCAGTTCAGCGCACGTCCCGGCGACGGCGCACTCGCGCGCTCCGCCCACCGCCGCGACACCACCGTCGGCCGCTGGGGCCCGACGAGTCCGAGCGCCACCCAGATCGGTCGCGCGCGCTCGCCCGAGGGGGACGTCTCCGAGAACCTCCGGCGCCTCCACGACGAGCGCCACCCCGCGACCGAGGGTCACGGCGCGCGCCAGCACCGACTCGAGAAACTCCGCATCACGCAGGCGCTCTGCAACGACCTCGACGTGACGCCGTGGCAGCGCGACCGCGCGCTCGGCGTGATGGTCGACCTCGACCTCACGGCGTTCGGGAGCCAGCGCGCCATCGAGAAGGTCGCGCTCGTCACCATCCGGCACGTCGTCGACGACGAGCGCGAGCGCTATCTCGGGTTGCAGGACCAGGAGTGGCTCGCCGAGCGGTCCCCGGAGCGACTGGAGGCGCTCTACGAGCAGTTCACCTCCATCACGGACGACCCGCACTTCGAGGCGCTCGCCGCGAAGCACGGCCTCGAAATCACGAACCTCAACCGCCTCCGGCGCGTGCTACGCGACCAACTGGACGAGCAGGACCTCCACGGCGCCGTCTACGGGCGCAACCCCTACCGGGACCCGAACCTCCCGAGTTCGGACCTCCGCGAGTCCGAGCAGCGCGGTTCCGACGACAGGAGGAACCGCGAAGAGACGAGCGGGGAGCGGTAG